From Erigeron canadensis isolate Cc75 chromosome 8, C_canadensis_v1, whole genome shotgun sequence, one genomic window encodes:
- the LOC122610638 gene encoding glutathione S-transferase T3-like, giving the protein MGSMGMGMGGSSQHETFGGSSSQQNTPGSFFDRQRLVETPPLDSQDDDVVQETQPPPQPSKPRRHRKKVAGEDEPRPRNVIQTWLPSEEMNLATAWLSVTKDPECANYQKKGVFWSRITEALATLEEKPINYRDPEVVSAKWRKIRPIIQNFNQIYTRIGHASGENDLDRVRKANEEYEGTYRKAFPYSSIWGKIRYSSKFYLVDKSAVRTNLGEPTAKRSKTSSSTDPVASQGSDARVNFDLNSFEELGDNDNEPGLQERPIGRDASKKASRGEAGSSSGGKGKGKGKYMETFEGIAKKLEKLFDMSSKKIELKEKKVKIMEEDRDWKLLGTDYSHLQEPDRSIMERKKQALREKYLS; this is encoded by the exons ATGGGTTCTATGGGTATGGGTATGGGTGGTTCGAGCCAACATGAAACTTTTGGTGGGTCGTCTAGCCAACAAAACACTCCCGGTTCATTTTTTGATCGTCAAAGGCTAGTTGAGACTCCACCACTAGATTCTcaagatgatgatgttgttcAAGAGACACAACCACCCCCTCAACCATCAAAACCAAGGCGGCATAGGAAAAAAGTGGCCGGCGAAGACGAACCACGACCAAGAAATGTCATACAAACGTGGTTACCGTCGGAAGAAATGAATTTAGCTACGGCTTGGCTATCGGTGACCAAAGACCCGGAATgtg CAAATTACCAAAAAAAGGGGGTATTTTGGTCACGAATAACCGAAGCTTTGGCGACATTAGAAGAAAAGCCGATAAATTACCGTGACCCCGAAGTTGTGAGTGCAAAATGGAGGAAGATACGTCCAATTATTCAAAACTTCAACCAAATCTATACTCGAATCGGTCATGCAAGTGGGGAAAACGATTTAGATCGTGTTAGAAAGGCCAACGAAGAGTATGAAGGAACTTATCGCAAGGCTTTTCCGTATTCATCAATTTGGGGCAAAATTCG gtaCAGTTCGAAGTTTTATCTCGTGGACAAAAGCGCTGTGAGGACCAATCTCGGTGAACCCACGGCCAAAAGGTCGAAGACTTCATCATCCACCGACCCAGTGGCTAGTCAAGGGTCGGATGCTAGggtcaactttgaccttaactCGTTTGAAGAGTTGGGTGATAATGATAATGAGCCGGGGCTTCAAGAACGGCCCATTGGTAGGGACGCATCAAAGAAAGCGTCGAGAGGGGAAGCCGGGTCGAGCTCGGGAGGCAAGGGGAAAGGAAAGGGTAAGTATATGGAGACGTTTGAAGGAATTGCGAAAAAGTTGGAGAAATTGTTTGATATGAGCTCGAAGAAAATTGAGTTGAAGGAAAAGAAAGTTAAGATCATGGAAGAAGACCGCGATTGGAAGTTGTTGGGTACCGACTATTCCCACCTTCAAGAGCCGGATCGAAGCATCATGGAACGCAAAAAACAAGCGCTTCGTGAAAAATATTTGTCTtga